From the Acidovorax sp. NCPPB 3576 genome, the window TGCTGGTGGGTTGAAGCCAGCCTGTGCTGCGCGGCGGCGATCAGGTGGCCGATGCGAGCACCCGGCGTGCGGTGTCTGCGCCACTCTGGAACGCCTGGTGGCTCCACAGATAGTCCCACTCGCCGAAACGGCCAGCGCAAGCGATGCCCATGCTGCCTAGCCAAGTGCGCACGCGGTCGCGGCGTTGTTCCATGCCTTGCTCGAACAGCACGTTGGCATAGGGCACATGGTGGTGGTGGGACACGGCGATATCGGCGTTGGTCGCGAAACCCCATTTCTCCAGGGCTTGAGCGCAGTCGCGCTGCAGTGCCTCTGCGCTTTGCATCATCGGTCGGCGGCTCGAGCCGTAGATTTCGAACTGGATGGAGGAGCATCCTGGCGGACAGTTGTCGGCCGACTGCATTCCCGGGCAACTGGCACGGGCTGCCATCACGTCATCGTCGTAAATGTAGAACCACAAGTCCTTGAACACATTCGGCCGTGCGACGCCAATGCAAATCAGGTCCACCGTGGTCGCCACGAGGCTCTGGGCATCTGCTTGAATCGCGTCCGGTATGCCATCCACCATACCGGCTAGCACGGGCAAGGGCAGGGTGGAAATCAAGTGGTTGTAGCGTGTGACATGACCGTTGGTGAAATGCAAGTGTCTGCTCTGTGCATCGATGCGGCAGAGGCTATGGTCCAGCCGGATATCGGCCTTTGTAATCAGGGGCTCGATGAAGGCGCGGTAGCCACCACGTTCGGGGTATCGCATTTGCGGTGCGTAATACACGCTGGGCGTGTCGTCCGTCATTGCTCCGCGTAGCACCTCGTCCAGCGCCGGGCGGTGAATGCGGGGGCCGATCCAGTCAATGCCCATGACCTCTGCAGGTACCGTCCAGTATTTTTCGGTGTAGCGCTCGGCATAGCGTGCCGAAAGCGCCCTGCCGTACTGGCTCACCAGCCAGTCCTTGTAGTGGCCCGGCCTGGTGTCAGGCCGCTCTACGAAACCGCGCACGAGTTCCACGCGTTGGTCCACCGGCAAGGGGTGCAGGTTGTTCTGCACCGGATGCTTGAGCCAGTAAGGGTGCTCCACGCAGCGCGGGCTGGGCGTGAATGCCGCGTGCGCTGTCTGGTCGAAGAATGCCCGCGCCTCTGGCTGGTCGGCGAATGACAGGTGCACTGCGCGGTCGAAGCGATACCCCTGAACCTCAATCGAATCGAGCAGCCCCCCTGCGCGAGGCGCTGCTTCATACATCACGCAGTCGTGACCGAGCGCTGCGGCTGCGTGATTGGCGGCCAGGCCCGCTATTCCTGCGCCCAGCACGGTCAGTGACGCGGTCATCGCCGACCTTGATGGCTGTACGGCAGGTAAAAGCAGGGAGCGAAAGTCATCCGACCCGGCGGGCAAAAAAATCCCCCATCGCCATGCCGGAGGCGGACACGTTGCGCAACTGCTCCAGCGTGCCCTCGAAATCGCCCTGCATTTCCCGCCACCAGCCCAGCGAGGGCTCCAGCATGGGGCGCAGCTTCAGGTTGAAAAGCGGCACGTGCTTGATCGAGAACATGTGGGTGTCGGAATCGATCTCCATCAGCCGGTCACGGGCGAAGCGATAGGCGTCCTCCAATGTGTCCGCTGGATATCCTAGCGTCTGCGCGTAGTGCATCCACAAAGAAGACTCATAGGACAGGTGCCGGAAATCCAGAAACGGCATGTTCAGGAAGGCCGGATCGGCCAGCGAGGCTGGGAAACTTTCCGCGCCGCGGAGGTCTTCGGGCATGGACCAAAGTTGCGCCATGTCCTCGGCACGCGCGATCATCAGTTTGTCAGAGAAATGGAACGGCATGTAGGCCCATGAAGCCTGCAGCAGAACGCCCATCTTTCCCGGGTTTTTGTCACCATTGCCGAACAGCCGCTCCAATGTGCGATAGACCGATCCGACCAGGACGGCATCGGTGCGCAGCCGCACGACATAGCGCACTCCGGCCTTCAGCATCAGTTGGCTGCCAGCCTTGCACGATCGGGTGACGTAATTGCGGGTGTCGTAGCCGTTGGGAGGTGGGGGCTCGATTTGCACAAGTTCATCCACCCAGGGGCGGCAGGCTTTCACCAGTTCCGGGTCTTCCGTTGTCCATGTGACCAGCGCAAGGTGCGATGCGGGGTAGCGCATGCGATGGTAGGCCAGCGCGAGCAACGTGAACTCAGTGATCGGCCCCTGCATGAACAGGCCCAGTTCCGCCGATCGTATGGCTGGCGCCTTTTCGAGTCGCATACCACCTCGGACAGCGCCCTGGAATGCCTGCAATTCCTCAATTACACCTGCGTCGTCGCCAAAATCCACCGCGCGCACTGTGCGGTAGTTGCCATAGGTGTTGCGGATGGCGTTCATGATTTCCGGTGCATAGGCAGAGAAAACCACGACCAACACATCGTCGTGTTTTTCCTGCAGCAAGGCTTCGGGCGGGCGGACCGGGACGCCGTGGAGCGTCGTTCCCTGGTTCTCCTGCCGAGGGCAGATCGTGTATTCCAGCGACAGACCGGTATGTGGAAAGTAGTCGCGAAAAGCCTGCCCAGCGCCCCAGCCGATCAAGCGGATCTTGGTCAGGTCGATGTCGGCGTATTTCATGAGGACGCGGGAGAGTCCTCCTCGGACGATGGCCATGGTGACTCCAGAGAATGATGGCGGTGCGCAAGAATCCGTTAGCTGAGATCAGTAGAAATAAAGGCAACTATCCCATCGGTCCTCTGTGTGGTGCCGTAAGCCCAGTTGGTAGCCAGGGGCAATGCCATCGATGTAGGCAGGAAGATCCAGCAGGTCTGTCGCCCTGTGATAAGCCGAGACTGCCAACTTGGGTTTCCCTGTTTGAATCGCCTTGATGCCGCCCTTTAACGCTGGCAGCTCGAACCCTTCGATGTCCATTTTGATGAAGGTGGGTATGTCATCGATGATGTTGTCGATGGGACGGAGCAACACCTTCTCGAGTTTGGCGGTGGGATCGCTCATCGCAATGGACCCGCTATGTCCACCTTGATGATGAAAAGGCGCCTCAGCCTCTGTTGCTCCGACCGCGACAGGATGCAGAGACAGTTTCTCCTCTATGGCACTGCCCGCGTGGGAGCGGATCAATTTCCGCAGGGTTTCAACGTTGAAACGGTCTGGCTCAATCATCCAAGAGTGTGAAAAACGTCCTCTGGTGATACCTATCAAAGCCGTGGTGGATTCACCAATGGATGCGCCACAGTCCACCAGCTTCTCATGGTCTGTCAGGCAGAAAAGGCCGGAGCGGAAATACAGGCTTGAATATGGTCGGGAGATATTCAGGTGGTACTCTGGATTGCAGGTCAGGTGAAATGCCAGCAGGCCTGCAAGGGTTTCTGCGGAATATGGATCGGAAAATCTGCGTTGCAGTACTTCGAACTCTTCAAACCTTGCAGAGATCACGGGTGCCCAGTCAGTGACTCGGTGGTCCACCACGTCGTTCAAACCCATCATGCGAACGGCTTGCTCGTGGTTCAGAAAAACGATGTCGTGCTTTTGGCACAAGGTTTCAAAGAATCGTCGCGAATGATCGAAGCGGCAGCAATTGATGGCGATGATGTCGGGATCTTTTGCCACCATTTCGACAAGCCGAGCACTGGTGATTAATGAAATTCCATGAAAAAGCCCACCTTTGGGCGACTGAAAATCGTCCACTACGTGCAACACCCGTCCTTTGCCAGCGACGATCGAAATGAAGACAGCAGCGAAATCCTTGGTACCTAGCAGGATGAAATGTGTTTCTCCGCTCTTTCTTGCAAAGATGTCCAAAGCCCGCTCGGGAACGCAGAAGAGAGGGTTTTTACGATATAGCCCTAACGCTTGCAGCAGGATGTCTTGAGCCGAAAGAGTGTGAAGGTTCAGCCTCATGACCAGAGGCGCCGAATTTTTCAGCACCTCGCGCGTCATGATCGCAGCAGAGCTTGGCTTGAGAGGAATCATGCGGCCCAGGCCGGGGCTTCAACGCCCGTAATCGGTGACGCATAGAGAATCAAATCATAGTAGTAGCTACCGTTGTGTTGGCGTAGGCGCAAATGATAATCATCGACGCTTTTGTCGAGCTGACTGACCACGTCCAGCAGATCATGCGCGTAGTGGTAGACGCATGCCGCGATTCTGGGGCGCTGGTTGGTAATAAGACGAGATGCACCTTGCAGAGTCTTGGACTCAAAGCCTTCCACGTCCATCTTCAGGAAGGTGAGTTTTTCCAGCTCATCGTCGAGCTTCGTCGTTTGAACCGTGGCAGTGCCTGCTGCGGAAACGTAGCTTGAAACGGTGCCTGTTTCCATGAAGCGCAACGTTTGCTTCCGGCTGGAAACCGCTTTATTCACAGGGCGGAAGTTTTCGAGGGGTAAGGCGGATATACGTTCCAAGACCTCAAAATTGGCGCGATCTGGTTCGAACGCTGTAATACTTTTGTAGTGATAATTTGTGGCTCCTAGAAACTTCGACACGATCGGGCCTTGAAAAGCGCCGCAGTCACAGTAATGCTCTTGGCTTCCCAACCGAAAGGTAGAAGGCGCTGCATAACTAGAAAAGTACTCCTCAATGGGATTCGCCCAAGTCTGCAACATGTAAGAACGGTCGTAAGTGAGGCGGAACAGCAGATTGGCATAAAGCGTCGCGCGGCTGTGATGGTCAGCAAACCGGTCTGCCAAGCGCAGGAAATCATCGAGGCGTTCCAACGTCTTGAGGCGGTAATCACCGACCGTCTCATACACCGAAACCATGCCCAACTGTGCCTGTGCAATAACGCAGTCTTCCTTCGGGATGCTCGCGCGACGACACAGCTCTGCCATGTGCGACCGATCTGCTGGACTTTCTGAAAAGTCGATAGCTACCGCATTGGCGTATTGGGCAGCACGCTGCAGAAAGTCCATGCTGCTCCAGCGTGGAGCGCCATGGATGACTGCTTCACAGGACATATCGTCAACGACTGCCACCAAGCCAGTAGTGGACTTCGCGATTTGAGGACCGTGTGTGGTGCCCAGTAGCGAAGCAGGCGAAAGGATGAAGACCGGCCGGGTCGTGAGGTCGGGAATGGCCGGTTCTTCAGCCAGTGCAGCAATGGCGAGTAATTGCTGTCTGAGCGATTCCGAGAGTGCTTGGTGCATGGCGTGCTTTCTTTGCGATGCGGTCAGGAGATGCCACAGTCGACAATCGAAATGGCAAAGGGAAATGCAGGAAGCAGAAAAGTCTTTTCTGCCAACGGCTCTGAACGTCTGCCTGGCAAGTCAAGAATCGACTGTTTTCCAATGGAGACGCCATCGGCCACGATCACCCCGGTACCCAGTATTGCGTTGGCGCCCACTCGCGCCTGCATTCCGATGTGCACTCCATCGGCGATCCAAGAGGAAGAGGCTATCTGAACATCCGCCCCCAAGACGCAGCCTGCACCGATCACGCTATTGAAACCAACGCGGCAGCCTGGGCCGACGCTTGCTCCCACACCAATGATGCAGTTTTCGCCGATGGTGGACGTGGCTGAAATCATTGCACCTCGGCAGATCAGTGATGGCATGCGAAAGCCTCGACTCTTGAGTTCTCCCATCAATTCAAGGCGGCGAAAATTCAAGAACTGGGACCCCCAGACCACAAAGGCTGTTGCTTCAGCCGGGGATGCTTCCGCCAGGGCTCCCAAGTCAAACCGATAGTCGCGGTCCTGGCCAATATCGATAGGGTGCAGCGTTTCTTCGGATGCGACTTCAGACCAGTGCGCAAGAGCGGCAGCCAGCAACGCCCCAGTGCCGATCACAAACTTCTCAGAGGGCATGTCGTCCCTCCATTACATCCATGTACCAGCGTTCGACGGCCATGTTGCCGAACTCGAAGTCGCCTAAGGTGGCCCTTGGCGAGCCGGGGCGAAGTGCCGCCTGCACTTTTTCCATGACGGATATGTCTTCACGCAGCACTTTTTCTGCGCCCTCCAGATGCGCAAGCAAAACCGCTGCGGAGGTTGGGTAACGGCGCTTCTTTCGGGCGGTGACGTAATAGATGACCAGATCGGTTCGTGCTGCAGAGATTGGCTGGTGATGCTCAATGATGAATGAGTAGCCACCCGATCCAGAGGCGATGTGCAGATTGGGGAAGACGAGCCAGTTGAGATACCAATCGTCAGTGCCGTATCGATCAACGTTGTCATGCCAAGCGTACTGCGGCATCTGAACAAGGGGCTCGTTAAGTCCCCCGTTGCTGAATGCGCGCAGATGGGCGAGATGCGCTTCGCGCCCTATGCTGCCACTGGCGTGGTAACTCTTGGCCGCGGTTACCGCGTTTTCGTCCATCTGCACCTGGAATTTCACTTGCTGATACACGCTCTGCTGGTGCAAGTAGCGTGGATGCAAGCTGTCGCGAAGGTTTTCGTAAGCCAGTTTCCAGTTGAGCTTCGTGGGCAGGGTAGCGATGAGCACCTCGCTATCAAAATGTTCAGAGGCCGAGCGCAGGGAGGCCAGCGCTTCCATGGAGAACTGTTCATGCAATTCCACGGGTTTGCTGCCAACGTTCACGAACACCAAGTTGCCGATGCATTCCACTGGAAAGCGTCGTAGTTTCAGGCATTCCCTTTCCGGCGCTGGCAGCCGATATGCCGTGTCTTGAAAAGGGATGTTGTCAACGGCCCCATCATCACGATAGCCCCAGCCGTGGTAGCTGCAAACCAGGGGCCTGACGCCGTGGGCCTGGTATTGCAGCGGGTTTTGTCGATGCAGGCAGATGTTTTCGAAGGCTCGTAGTTCGCCATTGAAATTCTGCACCACGACCTCAACACCGCAAACACTGCGGGTAACGAATCCGTTGTGTTTGGCAAGCAGCATGCGTGGGGCCACGAATTGCCACAGCGGACGCATCAGTGCTTCGCGTTCGCGTACGAACCACGCTTCGTCGATATAGGCCTCGGCCGGCAGGGTCGATCGCATGGTGTCAGCGCCGTCGCTCGTAGGTGTAGCCCGCGCCGATCATGCGCGCAGGATTGGGGAAGTGTGTAGCGATGAAACTACCGGCAGCCAAACCGACTGTCTGCTGCCGTGAGACGTCTATTACGCAATGTCGGCCGAACTGCAGGCTTGCGCCCAAATGCACGTTGCTTCCGATTACACAGTGTGGTCCCACTGCGGTGTTTTCACCGACTGAGGCGCCGGGTCCAATGAAACCGTGCATGCCAACGTGTGCGCCAGCGTCTATCCGCGCTCCGGCATGCACCATCACGTCGCCGGCAATCCGGGTCGCCCTACCGATGATTGCGCCGGGGCCAACCCATACGTTGTCGGCCAACTGGGCCGATGGCGCGACGATGGCGCGCTCATGTATCAGCGTTGCCATGTGAAGCCCGCGCAGGCGCGCCGCGCCATAGAGTTCCAGCCGTGCGTAATTCAACGCGTTCTGGTCAACGGCTGCAAAGACGCTGGTGAGCCCGGGCTCCAGCCCCTCGAGCAATGAAGGAATGGCGGCGGACAGCGCAGCGACATCGTCCACTCGGCGCATCGTCCAGCCTTCGGGTAGGCCATATGCTGCCGCGTCTTCTGCGATCATGTCGAAGACAGAGCCCGTGCCAAGCAGGCAGAACCTGACCTTTGTGCTCATGGCTTGCCTTCTTCCATCAGCCGCAGATAGGCTGCTGCCGCGGACTGCAGACGGTCTTCATATTGGCCATGCTGGGCACGCGGCGCGGCGTCGTGAAGATGCGATTGCAGGGCTTCCAGGTGCGCCAAGTCTTCATGCAGCACCGCGACTTCACTCTTCAAGTGACCCCACAAGATGGCGGGCAGCGCCGGGAGCCTGCGTGTCTCACGCGCTGCACACAAGGTGAACCGCACTTCGGTCCGGTCGGGCGCCAGCGGGTGGAACTGCTGGAGCAGGAACGTCAACCCTCCGAGTGAGATGAAGTTGACGTTGGGATAGAGAAAGAAGTTGTAGTAGAAATCGCCGTCTCCATAGCGCTGGACTGCGTCATGCCATGGCCATGGTTCTATGCGGATCGGTGAACGCGTCCAGAAGCTCTGGGCCGCCAAGTGGTCCCTTCGTGCGGCCACTGAAAGGGCTTGGCCATCCGCGCCTCCGGCAGCCGGCAGCCCCTGGCGGGCATCCGATATGCCTTCTCGCAATAGTGGCTGGAACGTCTTCGGATGAATGTACGGAACGTGGTTGTAATCGAGCACGTTCTCGTAGTTGAGCTTCCAGTTGTAGCGGGCGGGCAGATCGGCATGCACGGCTTGCACACCGAAGTGGCTGGTGATGTCCGCCAGTGTTCGCTGCAGTTCAGGACTGAACTGCTCATCGAAAGGAAGCGGATCGGCATCAAGGTTCACAAAAACCAGGTTGCCGACCTCCCGCACCGCATACCGCTTCAAGCACAGATCTTTACGCTCGTTAGCAGAGTACGCGTAGAGGCGCTGTTCGTGCGGAATCGTCTTGACCTTGCCTTCGGTATCGAAGACCCAGCCGTGATAGGGGCATGCCATGCGCGCTTGGCCGAACGCTTCCTTTTGCAAAGGCATCTGGCGGTGGGGGCACAGGTTTTCGAACGCCCGGATCTCGCCATCGCAGTTCTGCAGCAGCACCGGCAGGCCACCCAGCTCGCGCGTGGCGAATGCGTCGGGCTCGGCCAGCGCCGTGCGCAACGCTGCGAACAGCCAGAGCTTGCGAAAGAGGCGTGTTCGCTCGCGCGCAAAAATCTCCTGGTCCAGGTAGTGCGCAGGTGACAGCCGCGACAGCATGGCGCTATCGGAACGAAAACGGCTTGGCAGGATTGCCCATCACGGTGGTTCCCGGAGCAACGTTGCGGATTACCACGCTGCCTGCGCCCACGATGGCTCCATCACCCACCGTTACCCCTGGCAGGATGGTGGCATGGGGGTGGATCACCACGTCGTTCCCGATGTGCGCGCCCCCGCCGATGAAGACGAAGCTGGCAATCTGGCAGTAGTCGCCGATGTGCACGTCATAACCCACGATGGTCGTGGACAGAATGGTGACCAACTCACCTACCCTGACGTCGGGCCCCAAAGACACCTTGCGTTCGAAAAGCCCGCCGGACGAAAGCTGCACGCGCTCACCCGTCGTGAGATCAGGCCGCAGGATGATGAAATTGGCGCCCTGCGACCGGAGGTGGGCGGTGTATTGCCGTTTTGCAGCGGGATTGCCCAGCGCGCAAACGAAGATATCGCCTTCTTGAACCTCATAGGTCAGCGGATCGCCCAGAATGGGCAGGTCGCTGGGGTTTTGCAGGCCGTTTCGGTTGTCTAGGAATCCCTTGACGTCCCAGGCCGTACCGCAGGCCAGATCGGAGCGCGCCAAGCTGGCAATGGCACGGCCGAAGCCACCCGCGCCGACGACCAGCACATGGTTGGGAACAGTGGTTTTCGCCGAACTCACACAAACTCCACGCCACCGTCCATGCTGAAAATGGCGCCAGTGACCTTGGTGCTGGCGCCGCTCAGGAAGTACAAGCATGCCTGCGCCACATCGGCAGGCAGTCCGATGCCCAGCGGGTAGCGCTTGCGGCTTTCTTCGAACCAGTCCTTGTCTTCGGTGATCAGCGTGGTTTCCACCAGACCCGGGCACAGCGCATTGGCACGAATGCCACGCTTGGCCAGCTCCAGCGCCAGGGGCCTCAATGTTCCAACCAAAGCGGCCTTGGAGCCAGCGTATGGCCCCACGCCCACGGTGCCCGTCAGCGCGGCGATGGAAGACAGAAATACCAGCGAACCACCGGGGCGAATCTGTCCTTTGGCCAGCAGATGCCTCGTCAACATCATTGGCGCGACGTAATTCGTCTCCATGACCTGGGCCAAAAAGGCGTCGCTCACCATTTTCATGGGAGCGAGGCCGCGGATGCCGGCGCTGTGCACCACGCCATCGAGCGGGCCGCAGTCGGCTGCGAATTGCTTGCGTGCGGCCACGTCTGTGAGTTCGGCTGCCA encodes:
- a CDS encoding protoporphyrinogen/coproporphyrinogen oxidase, which codes for MTASLTVLGAGIAGLAANHAAAALGHDCVMYEAAPRAGGLLDSIEVQGYRFDRAVHLSFADQPEARAFFDQTAHAAFTPSPRCVEHPYWLKHPVQNNLHPLPVDQRVELVRGFVERPDTRPGHYKDWLVSQYGRALSARYAERYTEKYWTVPAEVMGIDWIGPRIHRPALDEVLRGAMTDDTPSVYYAPQMRYPERGGYRAFIEPLITKADIRLDHSLCRIDAQSRHLHFTNGHVTRYNHLISTLPLPVLAGMVDGIPDAIQADAQSLVATTVDLICIGVARPNVFKDLWFYIYDDDVMAARASCPGMQSADNCPPGCSSIQFEIYGSSRRPMMQSAEALQRDCAQALEKWGFATNADIAVSHHHHVPYANVLFEQGMEQRRDRVRTWLGSMGIACAGRFGEWDYLWSHQAFQSGADTARRVLASAT
- a CDS encoding WavE lipopolysaccharide synthesis family protein, with product MAIVRGGLSRVLMKYADIDLTKIRLIGWGAGQAFRDYFPHTGLSLEYTICPRQENQGTTLHGVPVRPPEALLQEKHDDVLVVVFSAYAPEIMNAIRNTYGNYRTVRAVDFGDDAGVIEELQAFQGAVRGGMRLEKAPAIRSAELGLFMQGPITEFTLLALAYHRMRYPASHLALVTWTTEDPELVKACRPWVDELVQIEPPPPNGYDTRNYVTRSCKAGSQLMLKAGVRYVVRLRTDAVLVGSVYRTLERLFGNGDKNPGKMGVLLQASWAYMPFHFSDKLMIARAEDMAQLWSMPEDLRGAESFPASLADPAFLNMPFLDFRHLSYESSLWMHYAQTLGYPADTLEDAYRFARDRLMEIDSDTHMFSIKHVPLFNLKLRPMLEPSLGWWREMQGDFEGTLEQLRNVSASGMAMGDFFARRVG
- a CDS encoding FkbM family methyltransferase, producing the protein MIPLKPSSAAIMTREVLKNSAPLVMRLNLHTLSAQDILLQALGLYRKNPLFCVPERALDIFARKSGETHFILLGTKDFAAVFISIVAGKGRVLHVVDDFQSPKGGLFHGISLITSARLVEMVAKDPDIIAINCCRFDHSRRFFETLCQKHDIVFLNHEQAVRMMGLNDVVDHRVTDWAPVISARFEEFEVLQRRFSDPYSAETLAGLLAFHLTCNPEYHLNISRPYSSLYFRSGLFCLTDHEKLVDCGASIGESTTALIGITRGRFSHSWMIEPDRFNVETLRKLIRSHAGSAIEEKLSLHPVAVGATEAEAPFHHQGGHSGSIAMSDPTAKLEKVLLRPIDNIIDDIPTFIKMDIEGFELPALKGGIKAIQTGKPKLAVSAYHRATDLLDLPAYIDGIAPGYQLGLRHHTEDRWDSCLYFY
- a CDS encoding FkbM family methyltransferase; the encoded protein is MHQALSESLRQQLLAIAALAEEPAIPDLTTRPVFILSPASLLGTTHGPQIAKSTTGLVAVVDDMSCEAVIHGAPRWSSMDFLQRAAQYANAVAIDFSESPADRSHMAELCRRASIPKEDCVIAQAQLGMVSVYETVGDYRLKTLERLDDFLRLADRFADHHSRATLYANLLFRLTYDRSYMLQTWANPIEEYFSSYAAPSTFRLGSQEHYCDCGAFQGPIVSKFLGATNYHYKSITAFEPDRANFEVLERISALPLENFRPVNKAVSSRKQTLRFMETGTVSSYVSAAGTATVQTTKLDDELEKLTFLKMDVEGFESKTLQGASRLITNQRPRIAACVYHYAHDLLDVVSQLDKSVDDYHLRLRQHNGSYYYDLILYASPITGVEAPAWAA
- a CDS encoding DapH/DapD/GlmU-related protein, with the protein product MPSEKFVIGTGALLAAALAHWSEVASEETLHPIDIGQDRDYRFDLGALAEASPAEATAFVVWGSQFLNFRRLELMGELKSRGFRMPSLICRGAMISATSTIGENCIIGVGASVGPGCRVGFNSVIGAGCVLGADVQIASSSWIADGVHIGMQARVGANAILGTGVIVADGVSIGKQSILDLPGRRSEPLAEKTFLLPAFPFAISIVDCGIS
- a CDS encoding aromatic ring-hydroxylating oxygenase subunit alpha, which produces MRSTLPAEAYIDEAWFVREREALMRPLWQFVAPRMLLAKHNGFVTRSVCGVEVVVQNFNGELRAFENICLHRQNPLQYQAHGVRPLVCSYHGWGYRDDGAVDNIPFQDTAYRLPAPERECLKLRRFPVECIGNLVFVNVGSKPVELHEQFSMEALASLRSASEHFDSEVLIATLPTKLNWKLAYENLRDSLHPRYLHQQSVYQQVKFQVQMDENAVTAAKSYHASGSIGREAHLAHLRAFSNGGLNEPLVQMPQYAWHDNVDRYGTDDWYLNWLVFPNLHIASGSGGYSFIIEHHQPISAARTDLVIYYVTARKKRRYPTSAAVLLAHLEGAEKVLREDISVMEKVQAALRPGSPRATLGDFEFGNMAVERWYMDVMEGRHAL
- a CDS encoding aromatic ring-hydroxylating oxygenase subunit alpha; amino-acid sequence: MLSRLSPAHYLDQEIFARERTRLFRKLWLFAALRTALAEPDAFATRELGGLPVLLQNCDGEIRAFENLCPHRQMPLQKEAFGQARMACPYHGWVFDTEGKVKTIPHEQRLYAYSANERKDLCLKRYAVREVGNLVFVNLDADPLPFDEQFSPELQRTLADITSHFGVQAVHADLPARYNWKLNYENVLDYNHVPYIHPKTFQPLLREGISDARQGLPAAGGADGQALSVAARRDHLAAQSFWTRSPIRIEPWPWHDAVQRYGDGDFYYNFFLYPNVNFISLGGLTFLLQQFHPLAPDRTEVRFTLCAARETRRLPALPAILWGHLKSEVAVLHEDLAHLEALQSHLHDAAPRAQHGQYEDRLQSAAAAYLRLMEEGKP
- a CDS encoding NeuD/PglB/VioB family sugar acetyltransferase translates to MSSAKTTVPNHVLVVGAGGFGRAIASLARSDLACGTAWDVKGFLDNRNGLQNPSDLPILGDPLTYEVQEGDIFVCALGNPAAKRQYTAHLRSQGANFIILRPDLTTGERVQLSSGGLFERKVSLGPDVRVGELVTILSTTIVGYDVHIGDYCQIASFVFIGGGAHIGNDVVIHPHATILPGVTVGDGAIVGAGSVVIRNVAPGTTVMGNPAKPFSFR
- a CDS encoding SDR family NAD(P)-dependent oxidoreductase, with product MAAFPCQPLDHAHHADPGWRHFAADPTMNTVATLDTAVAAARRIFGLEGKTVLVTGASKGIGQEVARQCAASGAQLVIAGRDAARLQETLDSLQGTGHRALAAELTDVAARKQFAADCGPLDGVVHSAGIRGLAPMKMVSDAFLAQVMETNYVAPMMLTRHLLAKGQIRPGGSLVFLSSIAALTGTVGVGPYAGSKAALVGTLRPLALELAKRGIRANALCPGLVETTLITEDKDWFEESRKRYPLGIGLPADVAQACLYFLSGASTKVTGAIFSMDGGVEFV